GTACGACGACCGGCACGCCCGCCGAGGGCAGCGGATCGGTCGACTCCTGGTCGGCGTACCAGTCCGGGTCGATCCAGACCTCCGCGACCCAGGCCTCCCCCAGGGGTGGCGCCACCGAGGAGGGCGCCGACTCCGCGGGCGGGGCCACCGGTCCCGTGGCGGCCGGCGAGTCACCGGCATCGGCGGACGGGTCGGCCGCCGCGGTGCCGACGGGGGTGTCGAGGTCGAGCACCGACGGGGTCACCGGGCGCGGCATCGACCCGGTCGTGTAGTCGTAGCCGCACGCCTCGCAGAAGAGCGCGTTGGGCGGGTTGGCGGCCTGGCAGTTCGGGCAGGCCGACGTGGTCGGCGCGGGCGTCGGCTCCGGTGCCGCCGGCGCGGGGTCGGGAGCAGCCGGAGCGGCGGTCGTCGTACCACCGCCGGCAGGGATGGGCAGGCCGCAGACGTCGCAGTAGTCGTCCGAGCCGGACTCGTGCCCGGACGGGCAGGTGGAGGTCACGGCGTCTCCTTGCGGATCCTCGTGGTCTTGGTGGACGCGGTGTCGAGCGCCATCTCGTCGGCCTTGTCGACGGCACGCTTGAGCCGGACCGTGCCGGTCTCCTCGTTCTCGACGTCGACGACCTTCCGCAGCTTGCTGGTGGCCTCGTCGTTGCCGGTCTCGGCGGCGAGCTGGACCGCACGGCCGAGCTTGGTCGTCGCGGTCGCCTCGTCACCGGAGGCCTTGGCCGCGAGGCCCTCCTGGATCATCTGCGCGAGCTCGGTCTGCCCGGTGTAGTGGGCGACCTGCTGGTCGATGCGGGTGGTCAGCTCGGAGTTGTT
Above is a genomic segment from Nocardioides aromaticivorans containing:
- a CDS encoding FHA domain-containing protein, whose protein sequence is MTSTCPSGHESGSDDYCDVCGLPIPAGGGTTTAAPAAPDPAPAAPEPTPAPTTSACPNCQAANPPNALFCEACGYDYTTGSMPRPVTPSVLDLDTPVGTAAADPSADAGDSPAATGPVAPPAESAPSSVAPPLGEAWVAEVWIDPDWYADQESTDPLPSAGVPVVVPLRTTSILVGRTSRSRGIHPDIDLGADNGISRRHCQLTTDGTRWWVEDLGSSNGTYLGSAVGPLPNDPLPAGEKREIGPDDRVYLGAWTRIVIRRAQPGETA